The following are from one region of the Rhodopirellula sp. P2 genome:
- a CDS encoding sulfatase family protein, whose translation MIRLLFSLSVFVVSLFLMGKAATANEQPNLVFVIADDCTFRDIGCYGGQAHTPRIDALAEEGMRFTRCFQSVAMCSPTRHSIYCGQYPVKSGAYPNHTFVPDGTASVVQFLQPLGYQVAQSGKKHIAPRSVFDWEQLPGNSNPDFEAVEEFVKGCSETEQPFCLFLCSNEPHTPWNKGDASRYDPATLELPPYILDTPETREGMSRYLAEITYFDSQVGQAIDLLDEYQVADNTLLIVVSEQGNSMPFAKWTCYDSGLQSACIVRWPGHVQAGSTNNAMIEYIDFLPTWIEVAGGDLNSDVAAKLDGKSLLPALAGKQTHKELVFGEMTTRGINNGSDHYGIRSVRSDRYKYIWNFTPEVAFQNACTSSKEFVSWVREAEAGNSQAKELVDRYKHRPEIELYDLAKDPLEMHNLADDPKHQETKRSLRQELDQWMQRCGDNGQATEMDALNHMKRGQPKRTKKRASA comes from the coding sequence ATGATTCGGTTGTTATTCTCGCTATCAGTCTTTGTTGTCTCGCTTTTCTTGATGGGAAAAGCCGCGACAGCGAATGAACAGCCAAACTTGGTCTTCGTCATCGCCGATGATTGCACCTTTCGTGACATCGGTTGCTACGGTGGCCAAGCCCACACGCCTCGGATCGATGCCTTGGCGGAGGAAGGCATGCGGTTCACGCGTTGCTTCCAATCCGTCGCGATGTGTTCGCCCACCCGGCACAGCATCTACTGTGGCCAGTACCCCGTGAAATCCGGTGCCTATCCGAACCACACGTTTGTTCCGGATGGGACCGCGAGCGTGGTTCAGTTCCTGCAACCATTGGGTTACCAGGTCGCACAGAGCGGAAAAAAACACATCGCTCCGCGATCGGTTTTCGACTGGGAACAGTTGCCAGGCAACTCCAACCCTGACTTTGAGGCGGTCGAAGAGTTCGTCAAAGGCTGCTCAGAAACCGAACAACCGTTCTGTTTGTTTCTGTGTTCCAACGAACCTCACACACCTTGGAATAAAGGCGACGCCTCACGGTACGACCCGGCGACCCTCGAGCTGCCTCCTTACATCCTGGACACGCCCGAAACACGCGAGGGAATGTCACGCTACCTGGCCGAGATCACCTACTTCGATTCACAGGTGGGACAAGCAATCGATTTGCTCGACGAATACCAGGTGGCAGACAACACCTTGTTGATCGTGGTCAGCGAACAAGGCAACTCGATGCCCTTCGCCAAGTGGACGTGCTACGACAGCGGTTTGCAATCCGCGTGCATCGTCCGTTGGCCAGGGCATGTCCAAGCCGGATCGACCAACAACGCGATGATCGAATACATCGACTTCTTACCAACCTGGATCGAAGTCGCCGGCGGTGATCTCAATTCGGATGTGGCTGCCAAACTCGACGGCAAAAGTTTGCTGCCTGCATTGGCGGGCAAACAAACTCACAAGGAGTTGGTGTTTGGCGAAATGACAACACGCGGCATCAACAATGGTTCGGATCACTATGGAATTCGAAGCGTCCGATCGGATCGCTACAAGTACATTTGGAACTTCACTCCTGAAGTGGCGTTTCAAAATGCCTGCACGAGTTCGAAAGAATTTGTCAGTTGGGTACGCGAGGCTGAAGCTGGAAACAGCCAAGCGAAGGAACTGGTCGATCGCTACAAGCATCGCCCTGAGATCGAGTTGTATGACCTAGCAAAGGATCCACTTGAAATGCACAACCTCGCCGATGATCCGAAACATCAGGAGACGAAGCGGTCCTTGCGACAGGAACTGGATCAATGGATGCAGCGTTGCGGTGACAACGGTCAAGCGACTGAAATGGACGCACTGAACCATATGAAGCGTGGCCAACCCAAGCGTACGAAAAAGCGGGCATCGGCATGA